The nucleotide window ACGCAGAATTCGAAAACTATAAAAAAAGAACCTTAAAAGAGAAGAACGATTTCTATTTGTATGCTTCCCAAGATTTGATGACCTCAATGCTTGGCGTTGTAGATGACTTCGAAAGAGCCATCAAAGAAATCTCCAAAAGTGGCAACGAGTCCGAACTCAAAGGCATCGAATTGATCTATCAAAAATTGAAAAGCAAATTGATAGAAAAAGGTTTGAAACCAATCCACGTAGAGCAAGGCGACGCTTTCAATGTAGATCTACACGAGGCTATCACATCGATTCCTTCGCCATCAGAAGATTTGAAAGGTAAAATTGTAGATGTAGTGGAAACTGGATATCAACTTCACGAGAAAGTGATCCGTTTCGCAAAAGTAGTGACAGGAAACTAAGTTTATTAATGATAAAGTTAATTGGTCAGAAGATCAATTATCATTTATCACTTATCAATTATTTATTATGGCGAAGCGCGATTATTACGATATATTAGAAGTCAGCAAATCAGCAAGTGCTGACGAGATCAAGAAAGCCTACCGAAAAATGGCGATCAAATTTCACCCGGACAAAAATCCAGGTGATAAAGAAGCAGAGGAAAAATTCAAAGAAGCGGCAGAGGCGTATGAAGTTCTAAGCGACGACAACAAGAAAGCGAGATATGACCAATATGGTCACGCTGGCGTTGGCGGTGCAGCAGGTGGCGGATTTGGCGGCGGCGGATTCGGCGGCGGAATGAATATGGAGGACATCTTCAGTCAGTTCGGTGATATTTTCGGCGGTGGCGGATTTGGTGGTGGTCAGCAAAGACAGCAGCAGTCTCGCGGTTCTAATCTTCGTGTCCGAATCAAATTGAACCTGGAAGAAATGATCTCTGGTACTCAGAAAACCATCAAGGTCAAAAAAATGAAGTTGGCAAAAGGCGTAACTTCCAAGACTTGTCCTACTTGTGGCGGAAGCGGTGTTCAAGTGAGAATGATGAACACAATGTTCGGACAGATGCAAACGCAAACGACTTGTGGAACTTGCCAAGGTGTTGGGAAAGTAGCGGACAAAATCCCTGCTGGAGCCAATGCGCAAGGTCTTGTGAAAGAGGATGAAGAGATCACGATCAATATTCCGGCTGGTGCAAGAGACGGAATCCAACTGAATGTAAGAGGCAAAGGAAACGACGCGCCACTTGGTGGAACGCCGGGTGACCTTTTGGTTGTGGTAGAAGAGGAAGTGGACAAAACCATCAAACGTGAAGGCGACAATCTTCATCAGGAATTGTATGTTTCTTTCGCAGAAGCAGCTTTGGGAACGACTAAGGAAATCAACGTGGTTGGTGGAAAAGTGAAGATCAAAGTGGATGAAGGAACACAATCTGGCAAAATCTTAAGATTGGCAGGAAAAGGTCTTCCAAACATCGAAGGTTACGGTGGCAAAGGCGATATGTTTGTTCATATCAATGTCTGGACGCCACAAAAGCTGACGAAAGACCAAAAAGAATTCTTCCAAAAACAATTGGAAAATGGCGATATGAACGCCGAACCCACCGGAAAAGAAAAAACATTCTTTGAGAAAGTAAAAGATATGTTCAACTAAATGAAAAAGAGACTCGGTTATGAGTCTCTTTTTTATTATATCTTTATAAAACTTGGTATAATTTGAAATCAAAATTTACTTCACCAACAACCTCTCACAAACCGTCTTGCTAAAATTCTCTTCGCGCCCGTTGTAAGCAATCAACATCGATTGGTCAAAACCTTCGATTTGCAAGATTTTCAATTGTGTTCCCAAGCTCAAATCTCTTTTATTAAGGAAATTCAGAAAATCTTCTGATGAGGTTGTAACGGAGGCCAATTCTACTGTTTCATTTTCCTTGCACTTGCTCAGTTTTTTGTGATCAGGCTGAATGACGTTTCCATCTTTGTCAGGAATGGGTTCGCCGTGAGGATCCATTTTTGGGTAATTCAGAATCTCATCCATTTTATCAAAAAACGCATCGGAATGGATATGTTCCAATTGTTCCGCGATCTCGTGGACATTTTCCCAGCCAAATCCCATTTTTTCTACGAGAAACATTTCTGTCAATCGGTGTTTTCTCACGATGAGCGACGCTTCTTTTTTTCCAGATTCTGTGAGTTTGATGGGTTTGTACGATTCATATTTCACCCAGTTTTTTTCCGCAAATTTCTTTACCATACTGTTGACAGAAGGCATTTTGATGTTGAGTTGTCGGCTGAGGTCGTTCACAGAAACTTCATCATTCTCATTCACAAGATGATAAAGTGCTTTCAGGTAATTTTCTTCGGTCAAGGAATTCATATTTCAAAATTAAACAAAAGTTAGAAGTAAATCAAATTTTGACTAACAATATAATGCTGTTTTAATTTTAGCTCATAAATCAAAATCAATACCTTTGGATCGTCAAAAAGCAGAAAGAAAAATGAAGAAATATTCCTTT belongs to Chryseobacterium sp. KACC 21268 and includes:
- a CDS encoding nucleotide exchange factor GrpE, encoding MEENKDIHEENLNQETNSTENQETENQENVSQKPTPEELLAEEKDRYIRLYAEFENYKKRTLKEKNDFYLYASQDLMTSMLGVVDDFERAIKEISKSGNESELKGIELIYQKLKSKLIEKGLKPIHVEQGDAFNVDLHEAITSIPSPSEDLKGKIVDVVETGYQLHEKVIRFAKVVTGN
- the dnaJ gene encoding molecular chaperone DnaJ, with amino-acid sequence MAKRDYYDILEVSKSASADEIKKAYRKMAIKFHPDKNPGDKEAEEKFKEAAEAYEVLSDDNKKARYDQYGHAGVGGAAGGGFGGGGFGGGMNMEDIFSQFGDIFGGGGFGGGQQRQQQSRGSNLRVRIKLNLEEMISGTQKTIKVKKMKLAKGVTSKTCPTCGGSGVQVRMMNTMFGQMQTQTTCGTCQGVGKVADKIPAGANAQGLVKEDEEITINIPAGARDGIQLNVRGKGNDAPLGGTPGDLLVVVEEEVDKTIKREGDNLHQELYVSFAEAALGTTKEINVVGGKVKIKVDEGTQSGKILRLAGKGLPNIEGYGGKGDMFVHINVWTPQKLTKDQKEFFQKQLENGDMNAEPTGKEKTFFEKVKDMFN
- a CDS encoding metal-dependent transcriptional regulator, giving the protein MNSLTEENYLKALYHLVNENDEVSVNDLSRQLNIKMPSVNSMVKKFAEKNWVKYESYKPIKLTESGKKEASLIVRKHRLTEMFLVEKMGFGWENVHEIAEQLEHIHSDAFFDKMDEILNYPKMDPHGEPIPDKDGNVIQPDHKKLSKCKENETVELASVTTSSEDFLNFLNKRDLSLGTQLKILQIEGFDQSMLIAYNGREENFSKTVCERLLVK